CCGGAAACGTACTCCTCGTGCCACCGCCTCGGGTCTGAGCGGTGGAGCGGTTCGACCCCCAGCCGGGGTGCCCGTCCGACCGATTCGGCAGAATTGTGTGCCTTGTGCAAAGCCCTTATCAGGGTTGCATTCGTAGAGACTGGTAATGACCGACTCGATGGCGGAAATGCTTCGTCAGGACATGGAGTGTGAGGGGCTGCTCGAGTGTTTTCACGGCCTGAAGACGCTCGATCGCGAGTGCTTCCGCGCGCTCGTCGAGAGTGCGGAGCCGTTGACGATCGACGAGGTGGCGGAGATCGTAGACCGCGAGCGCTCGACGGCGTACCGTGCGATTCAGCGACTGCTGAGCGCCGGGTTCATCCAGAAAGAGCAGATCAACTACGAGCAGGGAGGGTACTACCACGTCTACCGGCCGACCGATCCCGAGACGGTCGCGAGCGACATGCAACGGATGCTCAACGACTGGTACGCGAAGATGGGCCAGCTCATCCACGAGTTCGAGGAGAAGTACGGCGAGCGACCCGAATCCCGGGTCCCCGCAGAGAACTGATCAGCGGTGGTTCGGGCGATCGGCGACGGTGAACGGAGGACTGGCAACGACCCCGGGTTCGACCGTTTCGGACCGGTCACCGGTCCGAGATCAGATCCGCACACGCGAAGCCCGCGACGACGCCGCCGTCGAGGCTCCGTTCGGGGTACTGTGCCCGCGAGGCCATCCCCGCGTAGGTCAGCCCCTCGGCGACCTCGGAGAGATCGTACGGGATCACCTCGTCCAGATAGCCGCACGTGTAGATCGGCGCCGTCCGCGGGTTGCGCGCCGTCCGCACCCAGTTCACCG
This region of Halalkalicoccus sp. CGA53 genomic DNA includes:
- a CDS encoding helix-turn-helix domain-containing protein encodes the protein MTDSMAEMLRQDMECEGLLECFHGLKTLDRECFRALVESAEPLTIDEVAEIVDRERSTAYRAIQRLLSAGFIQKEQINYEQGGYYHVYRPTDPETVASDMQRMLNDWYAKMGQLIHEFEEKYGERPESRVPAEN